From the genome of Candidatus Electrothrix communis, one region includes:
- a CDS encoding ATPase, with translation MLLADFGTSYTKLFTMAEDTEPRIVPTRELDPTFMADLATGHNAKRRGRESVNELIALAKGGRRLIAEPDTVLLDCGSRDIKFIRYQGVEVVDMGWNAECGASMGFTIELLESYYNVDYTTVAVPKTGFSVTCGVLGMSNIFDAVVTGSSETEAVAKFVRGIASNAFRFAGSPDRLYLSGGLCDNPLFVGCFPCEVIPLGRFVLLEGLKEHLRTKGLLLRPTP, from the coding sequence ATGCTACTGGCTGATTTCGGGACCTCGTACACCAAGCTCTTTACAATGGCTGAGGATACTGAGCCGCGTATTGTCCCGACCCGTGAGCTTGATCCTACATTCATGGCCGATCTTGCCACCGGCCATAACGCAAAACGGCGGGGCCGGGAATCTGTTAATGAGCTGATCGCCTTGGCCAAAGGGGGACGACGCCTGATTGCTGAGCCAGATACTGTGCTGCTTGACTGCGGCAGCCGGGATATCAAATTTATTCGTTATCAGGGAGTTGAAGTCGTGGACATGGGCTGGAATGCGGAATGCGGGGCTTCAATGGGGTTTACCATTGAGTTGCTGGAAAGCTATTACAACGTTGATTATACCACCGTGGCTGTACCGAAAACCGGCTTTTCGGTTACCTGCGGTGTTCTCGGTATGAGCAATATCTTTGATGCCGTGGTTACGGGCAGCTCTGAAACCGAGGCTGTGGCAAAATTCGTGCGCGGCATTGCCAGCAATGCCTTTCGCTTTGCCGGTTCTCCGGACAGGCTCTATCTCTCCGGCGGGCTTTGTGATAATCCGCTCTTTGTTGGCTGCTTTCCTTGTGAGGTCATCCCCTTGGGACGATTTGTGCTGCTGGAAGGGTTGAAGGAGCATTTGAGAACCAAAGGGCTGTTATTGCGACCCACGCCATAA
- a CDS encoding LptF/LptG family permease, which produces MNLLKRYILLQFFKNIMMLVLSFIAIYLLIDFFEKIDNFMEKGKSMALVGKFFLLSIPFIVEQMGPVCILLAGVVTFGVLNHSNELVALKSCGIPLKKIAAPIIAGGMIATLFLLSLSQFVLPKTVSQTNRIWNKEVKGRVSLGIYRNGRYYYQGNDHFYSFARPDPSQNIFPFFSYSSWNSRYELTALVSSEHAYWKDGTWTLKNGQVQYAKGKEIFKTEVFSERSFNFTETPADFFIPQYRSNELSLAELYTDALHQEAPEERTVAWANFYGRISYILLGLPLLMLGLPMLLMVYRKWGRDLSLAVPVSCGLAFVCWGLWGALQSFAKAGYIPPLAAAISIHIAVGLLGFILLLREDT; this is translated from the coding sequence GTGAATCTTCTAAAACGTTATATCCTGCTTCAGTTCTTCAAAAATATCATGATGCTCGTTCTGAGCTTCATTGCCATCTATCTGCTCATTGATTTTTTTGAAAAAATTGACAATTTCATGGAAAAGGGCAAATCCATGGCCTTGGTCGGCAAGTTTTTCTTGCTTTCCATCCCCTTTATTGTCGAACAGATGGGGCCGGTCTGTATTCTCCTGGCCGGGGTCGTGACCTTTGGCGTGCTCAATCATTCCAATGAGCTGGTCGCTCTCAAATCCTGCGGTATTCCGTTGAAAAAGATCGCAGCCCCGATTATTGCCGGAGGCATGATAGCAACCTTGTTCCTTCTTTCCTTATCGCAATTTGTCCTGCCCAAGACGGTTTCACAGACCAACAGGATTTGGAATAAAGAGGTCAAAGGCAGGGTGTCTTTGGGGATATATCGCAATGGCCGCTATTATTATCAGGGCAATGATCATTTTTACTCCTTTGCCCGTCCTGACCCGAGTCAGAATATCTTTCCCTTTTTCTCGTATTCCTCCTGGAACAGCCGCTACGAGTTAACCGCCCTGGTCTCATCCGAACATGCCTATTGGAAGGACGGCACCTGGACCTTGAAAAACGGTCAGGTACAGTATGCCAAGGGGAAAGAGATCTTTAAAACAGAAGTTTTCAGTGAACGCAGCTTTAATTTCACCGAAACACCGGCGGATTTCTTTATCCCCCAGTACCGGAGCAATGAGCTTTCGCTGGCAGAACTGTACACCGATGCCCTACACCAGGAGGCACCAGAAGAGCGCACCGTGGCCTGGGCTAATTTTTACGGTCGGATCTCCTATATTCTTCTCGGGCTGCCCCTGCTCATGCTCGGCCTGCCCATGCTGCTCATGGTTTACCGAAAATGGGGTCGCGACCTTTCGCTGGCTGTGCCGGTCAGCTGCGGCTTGGCCTTTGTCTGCTGGGGATTATGGGGTGCCCTGCAATCGTTTGCCAAAGCCGGCTACATCCCGCCCCTTGCAGCGGCGATCTCCATCCATATCGCGGTGGGGCTCCTGGGCTTTATTCTGCTGCTTCGAGAGGATACCTGA
- a CDS encoding ASKHA domain-containing protein: protein MLKTIPLVTLIWVKATLPSLHDNTGDLDRLKFALAESLPEQLRSRSCSLHIPFSCMAEIAASFRDAVFTGYAVVHYEHDRLVLVDFVAESPDLLPALALDLGSTHLEATLLDLLTGKTLARNATLNRQVSHGVDILSRIHFAERRSGSGQGRAGEGLVVLQDAVIASVNELLDGLCREAEVRPEDVQAMSVSGNTTMVHLLLGLNPRHICREPYIPLVNAPDPFPAREIGLKLHKQATVRVLPGRGSYFGGDLISGILATGLDQGEETCMLIDVGTNAEVVMGNNQWLIACAGAAGPALEGGVARMGMRAAAGAVEYVAIDRENWQLKWRSIGEGPPLGLCGSGLIDLVAELYLARIVDLRGKFQAAFPGQSAGHKRFVAERLLNLDGEQVFLVIAAQEAGNEEPVVLSQLDLDAMMRSKAAMYAILVTLIGQVGVEFSELHRIAVAGAFGKHINPRQAITLGMLPDLPLTTFQPVGNSSLRGAEMILLDHTAFERSQEIARKITYIELNVNQEFMIRFSGARFIPHTDPGLFPSVPSFR, encoded by the coding sequence TTGCTGAAAACAATTCCCTTGGTGACCCTTATCTGGGTGAAGGCGACCCTGCCGAGCCTGCACGATAACACGGGTGATCTTGATCGACTAAAGTTCGCCTTGGCCGAATCCCTGCCAGAGCAATTGCGCAGCCGCAGTTGTTCTCTCCATATTCCCTTTAGCTGTATGGCGGAGATCGCTGCCTCGTTTAGGGATGCCGTTTTTACGGGCTATGCCGTGGTCCATTACGAGCATGATCGTCTTGTTCTCGTCGACTTTGTCGCGGAATCACCGGATCTCTTGCCTGCCCTAGCCCTAGATCTCGGTTCCACCCATCTTGAGGCAACCCTGCTGGATCTCTTAACCGGCAAGACCCTTGCACGCAACGCAACCTTGAACCGTCAGGTCAGCCACGGAGTAGACATCCTCAGCCGGATTCATTTTGCCGAGAGGAGATCAGGGAGCGGGCAGGGGAGGGCGGGAGAGGGACTTGTTGTTCTCCAGGATGCGGTTATTGCCTCTGTCAATGAGCTGCTTGATGGGCTGTGCAGAGAGGCTGAGGTGAGGCCTGAGGATGTTCAGGCTATGTCCGTCTCCGGCAACACAACCATGGTTCATCTCCTGCTCGGGCTCAATCCACGCCATATCTGTCGGGAACCGTACATCCCTTTAGTGAATGCCCCTGATCCCTTCCCGGCCCGAGAAATCGGGTTGAAGCTCCATAAACAGGCAACGGTCCGGGTGCTGCCGGGGCGGGGCAGTTATTTTGGCGGCGACCTGATCTCCGGCATTCTTGCCACCGGCCTTGACCAGGGCGAGGAGACCTGTATGCTCATTGACGTGGGCACCAATGCTGAGGTGGTGATGGGCAATAACCAATGGCTGATTGCCTGTGCCGGGGCAGCCGGTCCGGCTCTGGAGGGCGGGGTGGCCCGAATGGGGATGCGGGCCGCTGCCGGGGCGGTCGAGTATGTGGCTATTGATCGGGAAAATTGGCAACTCAAGTGGCGGAGTATCGGTGAGGGGCCGCCCTTGGGACTGTGCGGTTCCGGATTGATTGACTTAGTGGCGGAGCTCTATCTCGCCCGCATTGTTGATCTGCGGGGAAAATTCCAGGCTGCCTTTCCGGGCCAGTCAGCAGGGCATAAGCGTTTTGTTGCGGAGCGGCTGCTCAATCTGGACGGTGAGCAGGTTTTTCTGGTGATTGCTGCCCAAGAGGCGGGCAATGAGGAGCCGGTGGTGCTCAGTCAGCTTGATTTGGATGCCATGATGCGCTCCAAGGCAGCCATGTACGCGATCCTGGTGACCCTAATCGGTCAGGTCGGGGTGGAGTTCAGCGAGTTGCACCGGATTGCTGTTGCCGGTGCCTTTGGCAAACACATTAATCCTCGACAGGCCATTACCCTGGGCATGCTACCGGACCTGCCTCTTACCACCTTTCAACCGGTGGGTAACAGCTCCCTGCGCGGGGCTGAGATGATCCTACTGGATCATACGGCCTTTGAGCGATCTCAGGAGATCGCCCGCAAGATCACCTATATTGAGCTGAATGTGAATCAGGAATTCATGATCCGTTTTTCCGGGGCCCGGTTTATTCCTCATACTGATCCGGGGTTGTTTCCTTCGGTGCCGAGTTTTCGGTAA
- a CDS encoding PQQ-binding-like beta-propeller repeat protein, whose amino-acid sequence MKKNIIILASLLFLVESAVGNFVNAEDWPTFHHDTSLSGYTTSFAPDTNERLWVYQTDGRVESSPAIADGKVYVGSQDGNLYCLDKYTGDLVWKEKKDNGIIQSSPAVSDGKVYYLSSSGIMYCLNTDDGSLIWQIDFGRGSWDWSSPAIHNENVFIGSSRGPIYSLNAADGSINWSTDIGGTSDSPITVANGKVYSGTHNFGNNDATMVALNESTGDIIWTYDYHLYHNGVTGMVNYNGATVADGDGDGYLEVYFGVYNWNGVADQAVCLDEVTGHEIWTQDIKGSSTSTPAFHDGKIFIGSDDHNLYALDAATGAYLWNFTTDGQVWSAPAVSGDGKVCFGSLDHTVYCVTENTGHLIWSYFTGHSRVISSPAISDGMLVVGNENGKVYAFGKPNQPPVAQCKNAFASLDANGNLELSASDIDNDSFDPDGDPITLNVSPTSFDCSDVGVNSVLLTVTDDQGAFSSCEAEVIVQDEVAPIVYTKDITIQLGSSGNASIATEDIDNGTSDACGIASLSVAPSSFTCSNVGKNTVTLTATDVNGNTSSATATVTVEDNIAPIIAANALDTIIPPDAPISFTATATDNCSATVEIMDYRCYGFTGNGKEHSKMQSCVVSTSGDTLTITDSGGVGDNIAWTITATDQSGNTTTTEGHVLVVNPGKSKK is encoded by the coding sequence ATGAAGAAAAACATTATCATTCTGGCAAGTTTATTGTTTCTTGTTGAGTCGGCAGTGGGAAACTTCGTTAATGCTGAAGATTGGCCGACATTCCATCATGACACATCGTTAAGCGGCTACACAACTTCTTTTGCTCCTGATACAAATGAGCGTCTTTGGGTGTACCAAACAGATGGGAGAGTTGAATCGTCCCCAGCAATAGCTGACGGAAAAGTGTATGTCGGATCTCAGGATGGAAATCTATACTGTCTCGACAAATATACAGGGGACTTAGTCTGGAAAGAAAAAAAAGACAACGGAATCATCCAATCATCCCCTGCTGTTTCTGACGGAAAGGTATACTACCTCTCTTCAAGCGGTATTATGTATTGTTTGAATACTGATGATGGGTCGTTGATTTGGCAAATCGACTTCGGACGAGGCTCATGGGATTGGTCCTCTCCGGCTATTCATAACGAAAATGTATTTATAGGTTCAAGTAGAGGTCCTATATATAGTTTGAATGCCGCAGATGGATCAATCAACTGGTCTACTGATATTGGTGGCACATCTGATTCTCCAATAACAGTTGCGAATGGAAAGGTATATTCCGGCACCCACAATTTCGGTAATAACGACGCAACAATGGTCGCTTTGAACGAGAGTACAGGCGATATAATATGGACCTATGATTACCACCTGTATCATAACGGCGTAACAGGAATGGTGAATTACAACGGAGCAACAGTAGCAGATGGAGACGGCGACGGATATCTTGAAGTTTATTTCGGTGTATATAACTGGAATGGCGTTGCTGATCAGGCTGTTTGTTTAGATGAAGTTACAGGGCATGAAATATGGACACAGGACATAAAGGGTAGCTCTACCTCTACCCCTGCTTTTCATGATGGAAAAATTTTTATAGGTTCTGATGATCACAATCTGTATGCTCTTGATGCTGCTACAGGTGCTTATCTCTGGAACTTCACTACCGATGGACAAGTATGGTCTGCCCCGGCCGTTTCTGGTGACGGCAAAGTCTGTTTCGGTTCCTTGGATCATACAGTGTACTGTGTTACTGAGAATACAGGCCACTTGATTTGGAGCTATTTCACCGGACACAGCCGAGTAATATCATCACCTGCAATATCAGACGGCATGTTGGTTGTAGGTAACGAGAACGGGAAGGTGTACGCATTTGGCAAACCGAATCAACCTCCGGTGGCCCAATGCAAAAATGCATTTGCATCACTTGATGCAAATGGAAACCTTGAACTGTCCGCTTCGGATATTGATAACGATTCTTTCGACCCGGATGGCGATCCTATTACGTTGAATGTGAGTCCGACTTCCTTTGACTGCTCCGATGTTGGTGTCAACTCGGTTCTCTTGACTGTAACTGATGACCAAGGTGCCTTTTCTAGCTGTGAAGCAGAAGTCATTGTTCAAGATGAGGTTGCCCCGATTGTTTATACAAAAGATATTACAATACAGCTCGGTTCCAGCGGTAACGCTTCAATAGCTACTGAAGATATTGATAACGGAACTTCTGATGCTTGCGGCATCGCCTCGCTATCTGTTGCGCCCTCAAGTTTTACCTGCTCGAATGTCGGAAAAAATACAGTTACCTTAACGGCAACTGATGTGAACGGCAATACAAGCAGTGCGACAGCGACAGTTACGGTAGAGGACAATATTGCTCCGATTATAGCCGCCAATGCACTGGACACCATTATTCCGCCTGATGCGCCTATTTCGTTCACTGCGACCGCAACGGATAACTGCTCTGCAACAGTTGAGATAATGGATTACCGTTGTTATGGTTTTACCGGGAATGGTAAGGAGCACAGTAAAATGCAGTCTTGTGTAGTCAGTACGTCCGGCGATACGCTGACTATTACCGATTCCGGCGGAGTTGGCGATAATATTGCCTGGACGATTACAGCTACAGATCAATCGGGTAATACAACAACTACGGAAGGACATGTTCTTGTAGTTAACCCAGGGAAATCTAAAAAATAG
- the nifA gene encoding nif-specific transcriptional activator NifA, which translates to MLKEKEDTSLFPDHSLAAKGTEALEIKALYRIVKLIGSAVHLDTALSAILKVLHDTLRMERATLALLDEEHKHLTIQASYGLSIKEEQRGIYNLDEGIYGKVFRSGAPFIVPDINSEPLFLNRTESRQMFSKTKLSFIGVPVLLKEKPVGVLSVDRLFGLEVSLEEDVRFLTVLSVLIAQFLNLNQAIRKDRQKLVSENQSLKARLHARHKKHYIIGQCKVMQEVFWSIERVAPSQASVLLLGESGTGKELAAQAIHEASTRRENSFIKINCAALPENLLESELFGHEKGAFTGADGTREGRFELADKGTLFLDEIGEMPLSLQVKLLRVLQEQQFERLGSNRTINVDVRIIAATNVSLEKAVLNGTFRNDLYYRLNVVPLVLPPLRKRKDDIPLLADYFLKSSNKRNDKNVRMTTEFLDLITDYNWPGNIRELQNLMERLVILSTGDILSVHDLPGHLLQPPAERITPDREEPSLPLRMTEQRTTENRIPRSLQELEREQVVATLKRHGWVQARAARELGLTQRQIGYRIKKFKLERPALY; encoded by the coding sequence ATGCTTAAGGAGAAAGAGGACACCAGCCTCTTCCCTGATCACAGTCTCGCTGCCAAGGGTACTGAGGCTCTGGAAATCAAGGCGTTATATCGTATTGTCAAACTCATCGGATCTGCTGTCCATCTGGACACAGCCCTCTCTGCCATCCTCAAAGTGCTCCACGACACCTTGCGTATGGAGCGTGCTACATTGGCCCTCCTGGATGAAGAACATAAGCACCTGACCATCCAGGCCTCATACGGCCTGAGCATTAAAGAAGAACAGCGCGGTATCTATAATCTTGACGAAGGGATCTATGGCAAGGTATTCCGTAGCGGAGCCCCGTTTATTGTCCCTGATATCAATAGCGAGCCCCTTTTCCTTAACCGTACCGAGTCGCGCCAGATGTTCAGCAAAACCAAGCTCTCCTTTATTGGCGTGCCAGTACTGCTGAAAGAAAAACCTGTGGGCGTTCTCAGCGTTGATCGCCTCTTCGGCTTGGAAGTCTCCCTTGAAGAAGATGTTCGTTTTTTGACAGTACTCTCCGTCCTGATCGCTCAGTTTCTCAATCTGAACCAGGCTATTCGGAAGGATCGCCAGAAGTTGGTTTCAGAGAATCAGAGCCTGAAGGCCCGGCTCCATGCCCGCCATAAAAAACACTATATTATCGGCCAGTGCAAGGTCATGCAGGAGGTCTTCTGGAGCATTGAGCGAGTTGCTCCGAGTCAGGCCAGCGTACTGCTTCTTGGCGAATCCGGAACAGGAAAGGAACTGGCAGCCCAGGCCATTCATGAGGCCAGTACCAGGAGGGAGAATTCCTTTATAAAAATAAACTGCGCTGCTCTGCCCGAGAATCTTTTGGAAAGCGAGCTGTTCGGTCATGAAAAAGGTGCCTTTACCGGCGCTGACGGAACTAGGGAAGGGCGTTTTGAGCTGGCGGACAAGGGCACCCTCTTTCTCGACGAGATTGGTGAGATGCCTCTATCTCTCCAGGTGAAGTTGCTTCGAGTTCTTCAGGAGCAGCAGTTTGAGCGCCTCGGCTCCAACCGTACCATCAACGTAGATGTTCGTATCATCGCGGCAACCAATGTCAGCCTGGAAAAAGCTGTGCTCAACGGCACCTTCCGTAATGATCTCTACTATCGACTCAATGTAGTGCCTCTTGTTCTGCCCCCGCTTCGGAAGCGAAAGGATGACATTCCCCTGTTGGCAGATTATTTCCTTAAGTCGAGCAATAAGCGAAACGACAAAAATGTACGAATGACCACGGAGTTCCTGGACTTGATCACCGATTACAACTGGCCCGGTAATATTCGTGAATTACAGAACCTCATGGAACGCCTGGTTATCCTCTCCACAGGAGACATACTTTCGGTTCATGATCTTCCGGGACACCTTCTCCAGCCTCCGGCGGAGCGCATTACACCGGACAGGGAAGAGCCGAGCCTGCCTCTCCGAATGACCGAGCAGAGAACAACAGAAAATCGTATCCCCCGCTCCCTCCAGGAATTGGAGCGTGAACAGGTGGTAGCGACCCTGAAACGCCACGGCTGGGTCCAGGCTCGGGCGGCCCGTGAGTTGGGCCTCACCCAGCGCCAGATCGGCTATCGGATTAAGAAATTCAAGCTGGAACGGCCTGCGTTGTATTGA
- a CDS encoding CZB domain-containing protein, whose protein sequence is MNKKEVVETLGKAVISHKKWVANALALIEGVPLEKDKVPVNPTECEFGKWYYTVGQKLLEIPGFNDIEESHNNLHKVYMEIFAIIFGDAREPSFFSKLIGRSHVVKAANREEAMGKYYALEKHSKVIITQLEHLEKIITAMSEKQFEKYHAQD, encoded by the coding sequence ATGAATAAGAAAGAAGTTGTTGAAACGCTTGGTAAAGCTGTTATTAGTCATAAGAAATGGGTTGCTAATGCTCTTGCTTTAATTGAAGGCGTCCCCCTTGAGAAGGATAAAGTTCCTGTGAACCCGACAGAATGCGAGTTTGGCAAATGGTATTATACAGTTGGGCAGAAGCTGCTTGAAATTCCAGGATTTAACGATATTGAAGAGTCGCATAATAATCTGCATAAAGTCTATATGGAGATTTTTGCAATTATATTTGGTGATGCAAGGGAACCTTCATTTTTTAGTAAATTAATTGGTCGTTCCCATGTAGTTAAAGCTGCGAACCGTGAAGAAGCCATGGGGAAATACTACGCTTTGGAAAAACACTCTAAAGTGATCATAACCCAGTTAGAACATCTGGAGAAAATAATTACAGCTATGAGTGAAAAGCAGTTTGAAAAATACCATGCCCAAGATTAA
- a CDS encoding TIR domain-containing protein: MNASERGTLFISHGWQFERHYWELIAWLQEEPLFSCCVPHHVMRRDTESINLKEELTQQIRPAQAVIILSGLYQKHRFWLDYTITEALNMNKPIIGVYSWRKEATPENILKATTMPMVIWDRLSIVQAVNKILLEPKPAPPSGSSPCHNSDTVPVQTAPICNLDIFMR, from the coding sequence ATGAACGCAAGCGAAAGGGGGACTCTCTTTATAAGTCATGGTTGGCAATTCGAAAGACATTACTGGGAGTTGATTGCTTGGCTTCAGGAAGAACCGCTTTTTTCCTGCTGTGTACCTCATCACGTGATGCGTCGTGACACTGAATCAATAAATCTTAAAGAAGAACTCACCCAACAAATCCGTCCTGCTCAGGCTGTTATTATTTTAAGTGGCCTTTACCAAAAACATCGCTTCTGGCTTGACTATACCATTACCGAGGCCCTCAATATGAACAAGCCGATCATTGGAGTGTACTCTTGGAGAAAAGAAGCTACCCCTGAAAACATACTCAAAGCAACAACAATGCCTATGGTTATATGGGATAGATTGAGTATTGTGCAGGCTGTTAACAAGATACTGCTCGAACCAAAACCTGCTCCTCCTTCAGGCTCCAGCCCCTGCCATAATAGCGATACAGTACCGGTACAAACAGCACCCATTTGCAATCTCGACATTTTTATGAGATGA
- a CDS encoding sulfurtransferase TusA family protein has product MSDVKTAPEGLDVVSVLDAKGLSCPMPLLRTKKEIGKIDGGQILQIDGTDPGSRNDIPGWCTRAGHEYLGEKEESGYISFFVQKG; this is encoded by the coding sequence ATGAGTGATGTAAAAACTGCACCTGAAGGACTGGATGTCGTATCTGTACTTGACGCAAAAGGCCTGAGCTGCCCCATGCCCCTCTTGCGTACCAAAAAAGAAATCGGCAAAATCGACGGCGGTCAGATTCTGCAGATTGATGGAACCGATCCGGGTTCACGTAACGATATCCCCGGATGGTGCACCCGTGCTGGCCACGAGTACCTTGGCGAGAAAGAAGAGTCAGGATATATTAGCTTTTTCGTTCAGAAAGGTTGA
- a CDS encoding YeeE/YedE thiosulfate transporter family protein has protein sequence MNESSLLGKTRALYKELCETEWNANITGVIIAVLSILIMVWWRPWGAVGAIRNWGDWILYGVTFGYMDAPKSALISSGSVIGIGFLGGSFLSACLGGQFAFRFPPYREVVKAILAGILMGVGSALAGGCNVGGMYNALGNLAANGFSMWLGIVIGVLLGLWLLYKEMEYITWGSSGAWTVQVPRVVQTLCGLGALAALIWGAYQYSGYDGEGNVDYIASLSGILLIAAGIGYAMHRGRWCMIQGFREPHMTGDCTLAKSVALSIFILAIGGAVVKFAVPISNEGVAVLAPINYVRGTFGWVGVAGGFLFGLGGMLAGGCGSGTLWRVGEGQIKLWIVVPFFGIANSLMSLWFKGMEFEIGGAKLNDLMTQAKYGLLDADVDEIQDAIDAADTITVVGLEKAGYLGKYIYMPDVMGFGWTLGLITLSMVLWYIIVTWNEDSNKLIVPM, from the coding sequence ATGAATGAGTCCAGTTTGTTGGGAAAAACAAGAGCCTTGTATAAAGAGCTCTGCGAAACCGAATGGAACGCCAATATTACCGGCGTGATTATCGCGGTGTTAAGTATTTTGATTATGGTCTGGTGGCGTCCTTGGGGCGCGGTTGGTGCCATCCGTAACTGGGGTGATTGGATCCTGTACGGTGTTACCTTCGGGTACATGGATGCCCCTAAATCCGCGTTGATTAGCTCAGGTTCCGTGATCGGGATCGGGTTTCTTGGCGGTTCCTTTCTGTCCGCCTGTCTGGGTGGACAGTTCGCCTTTCGTTTTCCCCCGTACCGGGAAGTGGTTAAAGCAATCCTTGCCGGTATCCTGATGGGTGTCGGTTCTGCTTTAGCTGGCGGCTGTAATGTCGGCGGGATGTATAATGCCTTGGGTAACCTGGCGGCCAACGGCTTTTCCATGTGGTTGGGCATCGTTATCGGCGTATTACTCGGCTTATGGTTGCTTTATAAAGAAATGGAGTATATCACCTGGGGTTCCAGTGGAGCCTGGACCGTTCAAGTTCCCCGTGTTGTTCAGACCCTCTGCGGTCTCGGCGCTCTTGCTGCTTTGATTTGGGGTGCGTACCAGTACAGCGGCTATGATGGCGAGGGTAATGTGGATTATATTGCTTCTCTTTCTGGTATCCTGCTGATAGCTGCCGGGATTGGTTATGCTATGCATCGTGGTCGCTGGTGCATGATTCAGGGTTTCCGTGAGCCGCATATGACCGGTGACTGTACCCTGGCCAAATCCGTGGCCTTGTCCATTTTTATCTTGGCTATCGGCGGTGCTGTGGTCAAATTTGCTGTGCCCATCAGTAATGAGGGCGTAGCTGTTCTGGCCCCGATCAACTATGTGCGCGGTACCTTTGGTTGGGTTGGTGTTGCCGGTGGTTTTCTTTTCGGGTTGGGCGGTATGCTGGCTGGCGGTTGCGGTTCCGGTACCCTCTGGCGCGTGGGAGAGGGGCAGATCAAGCTGTGGATCGTGGTACCTTTTTTCGGTATTGCAAACTCTCTGATGAGTCTGTGGTTTAAAGGGATGGAGTTCGAGATCGGCGGAGCAAAGCTGAATGACCTGATGACGCAGGCTAAATATGGCCTACTGGATGCTGATGTTGATGAGATTCAGGATGCTATTGATGCGGCCGATACTATCACCGTTGTAGGGCTTGAGAAGGCTGGCTACTTGGGTAAATATATCTACATGCCCGATGTGATGGGTTTTGGCTGGACTCTGGGTTTAATCACTCTGAGTATGGTTCTGTGGTACATCATTGTTACCTGGAACGAGGATAGCAATAAGCTGATCGTTCCGATGTGA
- a CDS encoding 5-formyltetrahydrofolate cyclo-ligase gives MNLRKKLRKERLAERDQLDAAQRRNKSEQIQALLLEQPVVVKAKHLFLYVHFRSEVESVALIAHCLTKGKTVSVPVTLREESRLLAVQITEPATQLQPGCFGILEPTDEQIARATIDPTGIDAVLVPGSVFDPLGGRLGYGGGYYDRFLTQDAPQARRIGLAYALQMVEQVPMEAHDQYMDMIITEQQAYACKKLREEVCDAQNRCVQG, from the coding sequence GTGAACCTAAGAAAAAAATTACGAAAAGAACGGCTTGCAGAGCGAGATCAGCTGGATGCCGCTCAGCGGCGAAACAAGAGCGAGCAGATACAGGCCCTGCTGCTTGAACAGCCGGTCGTCGTCAAGGCGAAGCACCTGTTCCTCTATGTCCATTTTCGCAGTGAGGTCGAGTCCGTTGCTCTGATTGCACATTGCCTTACCAAAGGAAAAACAGTATCGGTTCCTGTGACCCTGCGTGAGGAGTCCCGGTTATTGGCTGTGCAGATTACTGAGCCAGCGACGCAGCTGCAACCGGGCTGTTTCGGGATTCTGGAGCCGACTGACGAGCAGATTGCCCGCGCAACCATTGATCCAACAGGCATTGATGCGGTCCTAGTGCCGGGTTCGGTCTTTGATCCCCTGGGAGGAAGGCTCGGTTACGGTGGCGGCTATTATGATCGTTTTTTAACCCAGGATGCGCCGCAGGCCCGGAGGATAGGGCTGGCCTATGCCTTACAGATGGTTGAGCAGGTCCCGATGGAGGCCCATGATCAGTATATGGATATGATTATTACAGAGCAGCAGGCATATGCATGCAAAAAACTGCGGGAGGAGGTGTGTGATGCGCAAAACAGGTGTGTACAGGGATGA